In Anopheles gambiae chromosome 2, idAnoGambNW_F1_1, whole genome shotgun sequence, a single window of DNA contains:
- the LOC1281419 gene encoding choline transporter-like protein 1 isoform X2 gives MQQFCCCLSSRTDKVSPGESFDHSKSPSPSSDESVNIFRADRHCTDIMFIAIKAAFILILGADRSKEPFLLVEGSGVTESDLHRMCVSSCDEIEGFKPFLNRCIRKSNPTDEVVTRTGLRNFFQEVSEDLEACHREMVWLAVTAFAFSLLTLVLLRVIPGLIVWLVLLAVVLACTAGTIWLWLRWQYEAEHLPPSAADSSRMRMNNWLYYAIAATVATLLVYLVILVMRKRIKLVVQLFKEAGKAIASMPFLLAEPILTFATIAAVIVLYVYFTVWIESAGMLVVESNNSAKYVKDSTMLFTRWYNLFAFLWFCQFVIGCQHMVIAGAVAGWFFTRNKSNLSNPIGRSYCNLLRYHLGTVALGSFVIALVQFLRAMLKLLMHSVRNPQNRVTSFLFDCCQCCLQCFERFLQYLTRNAYILTAMHGDPFCQAGRNAFRLLTNNALRVFAINSVGDFVLVLAKVFVVVATGLIGVELIQKKVGLHHPYVPLILVGIFAYLVAHCFMTVYEMTVDTIFLCFCEDCESNDGISRPYYMSRGLMEFVQNSKKALSIADKSSGGTRQSVRDGKAWMGASAKPNGGGSPATAQQRATAISETVD, from the exons ATGCAGCAGTTCTGTTGCTGCCTGTCCAGCCGGACGGATAAGGTGTCACCGGGGGAATCGTTCGAT CATTCTAAATCCCCGTCACCGAGCAGCGATGAGTCGGTTAATATATTCCGTGCCGACCGGCATTGCACGGACATCATGTTTATTGCCATAAAAGCGGCCTTCATTTTAATTCTG GGAGCGGATCGATCGAAGGAGCCGTTTTTACTGGTGGAAGGATCCGGGGTGACCGAAAGCGATCTACATCGCATGTGCGTCTCGAGTTGCGACGAAATTGAAGGCTT TAAACCCTTTCTCAACCGCTGCATCCGGAAGAGCAACCCAACGGATGAGGTGGTAACGCGCACCGGATTGCGCAACTTTTTCCAGGAGGTGTCCGAGGACCTGGAAGCGTGCCACCGGGAGATGGTGTGGCTAGCGGTGACAGCGTTCGCCTTCTCGCTGCTCACGCTCGTGCTGTTGCGCGTGATACCGGGCCTGATCGTGTGGTTGGTGCTGCTGGCCGTCGTACTGGCCTGCACGGCCGGCACCATCTGGCTGTGGCTGCGGTGGCAGTACGAAGCGGAACATTTGCCGCCCAGTGCGGCCGATTCCTCCCGCATGCGGATGAACAATTGGCTGTACTATGCAATCGCGGCCACGGTTGCCACGCTGCTCGTGTACCTCGTCATACTGGTGATGCGCAAGCGGATCAAGCTCGTGGTGCAGCTGTTCAAGGAGGCGGGCAAAGCGATCGCCAGCATGCCGTTCCTGCTGGCGGAACCGATTTTG ACGTTCGCCACCATTGCGGCGGTAATAGTGCTGTACGTTTACTTCACGGTGTGGATCGAAAGTGCCGGCATGCTGGTGGTggaaagcaacaacagcgCCAAGTACGTGAAAGACTCCACCATGCTGTTCACGCGCTGGTACAATCTGTTCGCGTTCCTGTGGTTTTGCCAGTTCGTGATCGGCTGCCAGCACATGGTCATTGCCGGCGCCGTGGCCGGCTGGTTTTTCACGCGCAACAAATCCAACCTGAGCAATCCGATCGGGCGCAGCTACTGCAACCTGCTGCGCTATCATCTCGGCACGGTGGCGCTTGGTTCGTTCGTGATCGCACTGGTGCAGTTCCTGAGGGCGATGCTGAAACTGTTGATG CATTCGGTGCGCAATCCGCAGAACCGCGTCACCAGCTTCCTGTTCGACTGCTGCCAGTGCTGCTTGCAGTGTTTCGAGCGGTTCCTGCAGTACCTGACGCGCAACGCTTACATCCTGACGGCGATGCACGGCGACCCGTTCTGCCAGGCGGGCAGAAACGCCTTCCGGCTGCTCACCAACAACGCGCTGCGCGTGTTTGCCATCAACTCGGTCGGCGATTtcgtgctggtgctggcgAAGGTGTTTGTGGTGGTGGCCACTGGCTTGATTGGGGTGGAACTGATCCAGAAAAAGGTTGGCCTGCATCATCCGTACGTACCGCTGATACTGGTCGGTATCTTTGCCTATCTGGTGGCGCACTGCTTTATGACCGTGTACGAG ATGACGGTCGATACAATTTTCCTGTGCTTCTGTGAAGATTGTGAGAGCAACGATGGAATAAGCCGCCCGTACTACATGTCCCGCGGGCTGATGGAGTTTGTGCAGAACTCGAAGAAAGCGCTCTCCATCGCGGACAAAAGCTCCGGCGGCACCAGGCAATCGGTGCGCGACGGCAAAGCCTGGATGGGCGCGTCGGCGAAACCAAacggcggcggttcgcctgccaCGGCCCAGCAACGTGCTACGGCCATTTCAGAGACAGTAGACTGA
- the LOC1281419 gene encoding choline transporter-like protein 1 isoform X1, which yields MQQFCCCLSSRTDKVSPGESFDHSKSPSPSSDESVNIFRADRHCTDIMFIAIKAAFILILLVLIIYCMAFGDIYRIINGYDDCANVCGRDNKPDQSLPCKGADRSKEPFLLVEGSGVTESDLHRMCVSSCDEIEGFKPFLNRCIRKSNPTDEVVTRTGLRNFFQEVSEDLEACHREMVWLAVTAFAFSLLTLVLLRVIPGLIVWLVLLAVVLACTAGTIWLWLRWQYEAEHLPPSAADSSRMRMNNWLYYAIAATVATLLVYLVILVMRKRIKLVVQLFKEAGKAIASMPFLLAEPILTFATIAAVIVLYVYFTVWIESAGMLVVESNNSAKYVKDSTMLFTRWYNLFAFLWFCQFVIGCQHMVIAGAVAGWFFTRNKSNLSNPIGRSYCNLLRYHLGTVALGSFVIALVQFLRAMLKLLMHSVRNPQNRVTSFLFDCCQCCLQCFERFLQYLTRNAYILTAMHGDPFCQAGRNAFRLLTNNALRVFAINSVGDFVLVLAKVFVVVATGLIGVELIQKKVGLHHPYVPLILVGIFAYLVAHCFMTVYEMTVDTIFLCFCEDCESNDGISRPYYMSRGLMEFVQNSKKALSIADKSSGGTRQSVRDGKAWMGASAKPNGGGSPATAQQRATAISETVD from the exons ATGCAGCAGTTCTGTTGCTGCCTGTCCAGCCGGACGGATAAGGTGTCACCGGGGGAATCGTTCGAT CATTCTAAATCCCCGTCACCGAGCAGCGATGAGTCGGTTAATATATTCCGTGCCGACCGGCATTGCACGGACATCATGTTTATTGCCATAAAAGCGGCCTTCATTTTAATTCTG CTGGTGCTCATTATCTACTGCATGGCGTTTGGAGATATCTATCGCATAATAAATGGGTACGATGACTGTGCCAATGTCTGTGGGCGCGACAACAAGCCGGACCAGAGTCTGCCGTGCAAG GGAGCGGATCGATCGAAGGAGCCGTTTTTACTGGTGGAAGGATCCGGGGTGACCGAAAGCGATCTACATCGCATGTGCGTCTCGAGTTGCGACGAAATTGAAGGCTT TAAACCCTTTCTCAACCGCTGCATCCGGAAGAGCAACCCAACGGATGAGGTGGTAACGCGCACCGGATTGCGCAACTTTTTCCAGGAGGTGTCCGAGGACCTGGAAGCGTGCCACCGGGAGATGGTGTGGCTAGCGGTGACAGCGTTCGCCTTCTCGCTGCTCACGCTCGTGCTGTTGCGCGTGATACCGGGCCTGATCGTGTGGTTGGTGCTGCTGGCCGTCGTACTGGCCTGCACGGCCGGCACCATCTGGCTGTGGCTGCGGTGGCAGTACGAAGCGGAACATTTGCCGCCCAGTGCGGCCGATTCCTCCCGCATGCGGATGAACAATTGGCTGTACTATGCAATCGCGGCCACGGTTGCCACGCTGCTCGTGTACCTCGTCATACTGGTGATGCGCAAGCGGATCAAGCTCGTGGTGCAGCTGTTCAAGGAGGCGGGCAAAGCGATCGCCAGCATGCCGTTCCTGCTGGCGGAACCGATTTTG ACGTTCGCCACCATTGCGGCGGTAATAGTGCTGTACGTTTACTTCACGGTGTGGATCGAAAGTGCCGGCATGCTGGTGGTggaaagcaacaacagcgCCAAGTACGTGAAAGACTCCACCATGCTGTTCACGCGCTGGTACAATCTGTTCGCGTTCCTGTGGTTTTGCCAGTTCGTGATCGGCTGCCAGCACATGGTCATTGCCGGCGCCGTGGCCGGCTGGTTTTTCACGCGCAACAAATCCAACCTGAGCAATCCGATCGGGCGCAGCTACTGCAACCTGCTGCGCTATCATCTCGGCACGGTGGCGCTTGGTTCGTTCGTGATCGCACTGGTGCAGTTCCTGAGGGCGATGCTGAAACTGTTGATG CATTCGGTGCGCAATCCGCAGAACCGCGTCACCAGCTTCCTGTTCGACTGCTGCCAGTGCTGCTTGCAGTGTTTCGAGCGGTTCCTGCAGTACCTGACGCGCAACGCTTACATCCTGACGGCGATGCACGGCGACCCGTTCTGCCAGGCGGGCAGAAACGCCTTCCGGCTGCTCACCAACAACGCGCTGCGCGTGTTTGCCATCAACTCGGTCGGCGATTtcgtgctggtgctggcgAAGGTGTTTGTGGTGGTGGCCACTGGCTTGATTGGGGTGGAACTGATCCAGAAAAAGGTTGGCCTGCATCATCCGTACGTACCGCTGATACTGGTCGGTATCTTTGCCTATCTGGTGGCGCACTGCTTTATGACCGTGTACGAG ATGACGGTCGATACAATTTTCCTGTGCTTCTGTGAAGATTGTGAGAGCAACGATGGAATAAGCCGCCCGTACTACATGTCCCGCGGGCTGATGGAGTTTGTGCAGAACTCGAAGAAAGCGCTCTCCATCGCGGACAAAAGCTCCGGCGGCACCAGGCAATCGGTGCGCGACGGCAAAGCCTGGATGGGCGCGTCGGCGAAACCAAacggcggcggttcgcctgccaCGGCCCAGCAACGTGCTACGGCCATTTCAGAGACAGTAGACTGA
- the LOC5667650 gene encoding uncharacterized protein LOC5667650, with translation MWTPSYDIIVETLTGSEFEVTVNDRDTVGYLKSEIQKYEGIPISQQHLLYNHKELSDAMEMKDIPLVKGSRVKLVLGMKGGPISSKRLFTISSDYDNWLDMSDVLSGEDLMNLQSPGLKLLLYKDNKKNVHRLMKVRAEKGCDGMKGSMSRSIIGSGASGQGTYGPGGPMSQKERDAAVTKQKMDQIKAKLSMKKKRLGGAQAADRAVGNEAPEAGSEQSAHRSDGRPAAPGSADITDNTVGSNKTQIRNASRIRHKKHHHHYHHQSHHHPHHETVIKEEKTPIGYRPGGGAGGSGGATALVASGHNPSMVGTIGSMLPSAGTASAPHRKSMPAVIDLGRSEQEQTVTPFGYGLVNLLHGGTAATATAGRSPTLELEKRSQIREHLQRNRSFKTISAKNLDFARDGSSQTGGGGGGGSGLNDRHTGSAGLERSLSFHSNGILSRMGSETTLDAGYSNIRRCTAGGSQLRGNHAGGLGTRLAGVGGGAACTTQSLHKLDESRVSSASLHDLIELLKYTQSKQRTISNDSLNKLMLNYSKKVHHLYHHPPAGKKSLPEINPSLNNIEEYLPDYDYGLKASAGTTATTAGAAAAAAGGGAVPKMVTRSEDGMDCKIASAEYAFKNASTGGMDKSFRTLYKSTSDDSSVYELPKLLIREDSPVESFLGSYAQLETVAAAATRRGESPKNNFTSTTSLQDVEGTNAVDAPAQPILPDHGSLLELRPLPANPPAAAAAIVGEASLASESLFQLAQIAAESVKSSAGTAASLSSSSLFGSNNSLTGAGAVGGDGAHCAANGGGSSSAAWCQHWNHRQQHHQQQQQQHQHDVPFPTASLQQLSNPRRHHSDLGINELELKFFHADVDASDRIAGRDAAANGAGDYTNLIKLPAISNLGASNGWLQLSSWDTVRFGREDEDADDEEVLDEEEVPDHEERDDDEEEEDEEEEEEEDETGQEQDRVTSSSCSSIRRPRESSNSTSFIHSHLSISSDEDDLLNVAEMRGDGAGAVGSAYKPGGNKSKSIDLNEFRKAFGSSPTLLNGFRGGTSCTRLVPQLSRLETIPSQYRRGYTNLNDACLSSSTSELECVSSGAAKKKHQGLLPPTCDDASGLSSTLLKYRKDGSVPYVRSNENLNRYKVSLCAGAASSARRRMGDSDETLAGGSDALYLRQRQQSIGGGRHLPSIRDHLASIADSEANEAADGSGCANGDSTRSSGASEENANRSFVVGGGGGGDFECRFSRLSCCSAPGGEGPTAKAYSPGGGGGNSRAAERTNYRHKDHSSAAVGSNRGGLMRTASSMDDRCRFLFGEDATSLQYNGNPSSTPLRPSDYYFPSDESLFNMDSFFDDFVEIDTSDIFESAEFININSGSGGRKGDSGSSGSSAGLLLPEIHPDRHQRCSPQAQQQAPHHPNHQHASFPADESLERPLRVLSSSKPYSSSSADAGDARKQYYRAVNGPVGSAGRANADGEIHFSARRAFLQAGQSVQQEEEEEEEEDGIASIIQHIDRDQLCDQRAPLPGATTNASAIIVHDDKERLLRLTDEPTDRKASVILGGGGGDASGPLVADTQHHTTEQIKSKKLRCAQCNKKLGVIMIMKCHCEKIFCAQHRYAEAHNCSYDFKVEGRKILEKNNPLVVADKLPKI, from the exons ATGTGGACGCCGTCGTACGATATCATAGTGGAAACGTTGACCGGCTCCGAGTTCGAGGTGACGGTCAACGATCGCGATACGGTTGGGTATCTCAAGTcagaaatacaaaaatatgaaG GAATACCCATCAGCCAGCAGCATTTGCTGTACAACCACAAGGAGCTAAGTGACGCGATGGAGATGAAGGACATCCCGCTGGTGAAAGGGTCACGCGTCAAGCTCGTCCTCGGCATGAAGGGAGGACCGATCTCCTCCAAGCGGCTGTTCACCATCTCTTCCGACTACGACAACTGGCTGGACATGAGCGATGTACTGTCTGg GGAAGATCTGATGAATCTACAGAGTCCAGGCTtaaagctgctgctgtacaaggACAACAAGAAGAACGTGCACCGACTGATGAAAGTGCGGGCCGAGAAGGGCTGCGACGGCATGAAAGGATCGATGTCGCGCTCCATCATCGGAAGTGGTGCTTCCGGGCAGGGCACGTACGGACCCGGTGGCCCGATGAGCCAGAAAGAACGTGACGCTGCAGTAACCAAGCAG AAAATGGATCAAATAAAGGCAAAGCTAAgcatgaaaaagaaaagactGGGCGGTGCACAGGCTGCCGACAGAGCGGTAGGGAACGAGGCACCGGAAGCGGGGTCGGAACAATCCGCACACCGAAGTGACGGCCGTCCCGCCGCTCCTGGTTCGGCAGACATCACCGACAACACCGTGGGTAGCAACAAGACGCAGATTCGCAACGCTAGCCGCATCCGGCACAAGAAACACCACCATCACTATCATCATCAATCGCACCATCACCCGCATCATGAGACTGTCATCAAGGAGGAAAAGACACCCATCGGCTATCGACCGGGAGGAGGGGCGGGGGGTAGTGGCGGCGCAACGGCACTCGTCGCCAGCGGGCACAATCCGTCCATGGTGGGTACGATCGGGTCGATGCTACCGAGCGCGGGAACAGCGAGCGCTCCGCACCGCAAATCCATGCCCGCCGTGATCGACCTCGGGCGGTCGGAGCAGGAGCAGACCGTGACACCGTTCGGCTACGGGTTAGTAAACCTGCTGCACGGTGGCACTGCTGCCACCGCAACGGCCGGCCGCTCGCCGACCTTGGAGCTGGAGAAGCGGTCCCAAATCCGGGAGCATCTGCAGCGGAACCGTTCCTTCAAAACGATCAGTGCGAAGAATCTGGACTTTGCACGCGACGGCTCGTCTCagaccggtggtggtggtggtggtggcagtggttTGAACGATCGACACACCGGCTCGGCCGGTCTGGAGCGATCGCTTTCCTTCCACTCAAACGGCATATTGAGCCGAATGGGGTCGGAAACGACGCTCGATGCGGGATACAGCAACATTCGGCGCTGCACTGCCGGGGGCAGTCAGCTGCGCGGCAATCACGCCGGCGGTCTGGGCACGCGGCTGGCCGGTGTTGGGGGCGGTGCCGCCTGTACCACCCAGTCGCTGCACAAGCTGGACGAAAGTCGCGTATCGTCCGCCTCGCTGCACGATCTGATCGAGCTGCTGAAGTACACCCAGTCGAAGCAGCGCACCATTTCGAACGATTCGCTCAACAAGCTGATGCTGAACTACTCCAAGAAGGTGCACCATCTGTATCACCATCCACCGGCGGGGAAGAAATCGCTGCCGGAGATAAACCCGTCCCTCAACAACATCGAGGAGTATCTGCCGGACTACGACTACGGGCTGAAGGCTTCGGCGGgaacaacggcaacaacagctggggcggcggcagcagcagcaggcggcgGCGCCGTACCAAAGATGGTGACGCGAAGCGAGGACGGGATGGATTGTAAGATTGCTTCGGCGGAGTACGCCTTCAAGAATGCGAGCACGGGCGGCATGGACAAATCCTTTCGCACGCTCTACAAGTCAACTTCCGATG acaGTAGCGTGTACGAGCTGCCGAAGCTGCTGATACGCGAGGATTCTCCGGTCGAGTCTTTTCTTGGTTCCTATGCGCAGCTGGAAACGGTTGCCGCCGCAGCGACGCGCCGTGGCGAATCGCCCAAAAACAACTTCACGTCCACAACCAGCCTGCAGGATGTGGAAGGCACCAATGCGGTCGATGCACCAGCTCAACCCATACTGCCGGACCACGGCAGTCTGCTGGAGCTACGACCATTACCGGCGAACccaccggctgctgctgctgctatcgtCGGGGAGGCATCGCTGGCGTCGGAATCGTTATTTCAGCTCGCGCAGATAGCAGCCGAAAGCGTCAAATCGAGCGCCGGTACTGCGGCCTCCTTAAGCTCGAGCTCGTTGTTCGGCAGCAATAACAGCCTGACCGGTGCTGGGGCAGTCGGTGGCGACGGTGCACATTGTGCTGCAAACGGCGGAGGAAGCTCTTCGGCTGCCTGGTGCCAGCACTGGAatcaccggcagcagcaccaccagcagcagcaacagcagcaccagcacgatGTTCCTTTCCCTACTGCAAGCCTGCAGCAGTTGAGCAATCCGCGCCGTCATCATTCGGACTTGGGTATCAACGAGCTGGAGCTGAAGTTTTTCCACGCCGATGTAGACGCGTCGGATCGCATTGCCGGGCGTGACGCAGCAGCTAACGGTGCCGGTGATTACACCAACCTAATCAAGCTGCCGGCAATATCGAACCTGGGCGCAAGCAATGGTTGGCTTCAGCTGTCCTCGTGGGATACGGTGCGCTTCGGGCGGGAGGACGAGGATGCGGACGATGAGGAGGTGCTGGATGAGGAGGAAGTTCCCGACCACGAGGAGCGGGACGATgatgaagaggaggaggatgaggaggaggaggaggaagaggacgaaACGGGACAGGAGCAGGACCGGGTGACGTCGTCTTCCTGCTCCTCGATACGCAGGCCGCGCGAGTCGTCCAACTCGACCAGCTTCATCCACAGCCACCTGTCGATATCCTCCGACGAGGACGATCTGCTGAACGTGGCGGAGATGCGGGGGGACGGTGCTGGGGCAGTCGGCAGTGCGTACAAGCCGGGCGGCAACAAGTCCAAGTCGATCGACCTGAACGAGTTCCGCAAAGCGTTCGGCAGCAGCCCCACGCTGCTGAACGGCTTCCGGGGCGGAACGAGCTGTACGCGGCTCGTGCCCCAGCTGTCCCGGCTCGAGACGATCCCGTCGCAGTACCGGCGCGGCTACACGAACCTAAACGACGCGTGCCTGTCGAGCTCCACGTCCGAGCTGGAGTGTGtgagcagcggggcggcaaaGAAAAAGCACCAGGGGCTGCTGCCACCGACGTGCGACGACGCGAGCGGCCTGTCGTCCACGCTGCTAAAGTACCGCAAGGATGGCAGCGTGCCGTACGTGCGGAGCAATGAAAATCTGAACCGCTACAAGGTGTCGCTGTGCGCGGGCGCCGCCTCGTCAGCCCGCCGGCGCATGGGCGACAGTGACGAAACGCTGGCCGGCGGAAGCGACGCGCTGTACCTGCGCCAGCGTCAGCAGTCGATCGGTGGCGGCCGGCATCTGCCCAGCATTCGGGACCATCTGGCCAGCATCGCGGACTCGGAGGCGAACGAAGCGGCCGACGGTTCGGGCTGTGCCAACGGTGACAGCACGCGCTCGAGCGGTGCTTCCGAGGAGAACGCAAACCGATCGTTCGTTGTTGGCGGAGGTGGTGGAGGTGATTTCGAGTGCCGGTTTTCCCGCCTCAGCTGCTGCTCCGCTCCGGGAGGCGAGGGGCCAACGGCGAAAGCGTACTCGcctggcggcggtggcggcaatAGTCGAGCGGCTGAACGGACCAACTATCGTCACAAGGACCACTCATCGGCGGCAGTGGGTAGCAATCGGGGTGGTTTGATGCGAACCGCTTCCTCGATGGACGATCGGTGCCGTTTCCTGTTCGGCGAGGACGCGACCTCGCTGCAGTACAATGGCAACCCGTCCTCGACGCCGCTGCGACCCTCCGACTACTACTTCCCCTCGGACGAAAGCTTGTTCAATATGGATTCGTTTTTTGACGATTTCGTTGAGATTGACACGAGCGACATCTTCGAAAGTGCCGAGTTTATCAACATTAACTCGGGCTCGGGAGGCAGAAAGGGCGATTcgggcagcagcggcagttCGGCGGGACTGCTACTGCCCGAAATACACCCGGACCGGCATCAGCGCTGCTCCCCCCAGGCGCAGCAACAGGCACCACATCATCCAAACCATCAGCATGCTTCCTTCCCGGCGGACGAGAGCTTGGAGCGGCCGCTCCGAGTGCTTAGCAGTTCGAAACcctactcctcctcctccgccgaTGCCGGTGACGCACGGAAGCAGTACTACCGTGCCGTGAACGGTCCGGTTGGTTCGGCCGGTCGCGCGAACGCCGACGGAGAGATACACTTTTCCGCCCGCCGAGCGTTCCTGCAAGCGGGCCAAAGCGtgcagcaggaggaggaagaggaggaggaagaggacggCATTGCTTCCATCATCCAGCACATCGATCGGGACCAGTTGTGCGACCAGCGGGCCCCACTGCCCGGTGCAACAACGAACGCTTCGGCTATCATCGTGCACGACGATAAGGAGCGACTGCTGCGCCTCACGGACGAACCGACCGATCGAAAGGCGTCCGTCATcctcggcggcggcggcggcgacgccAGTGGTCCATTGGTAGCGGATACGCAACACCACACCACGGAGCAGATCAAGTCGAAGAAGCTGCGGTGCGCCCAGTGCAACAAGAAGCTGGGCGTCATCATGATCATGAAGTGTCACTGTGAGAAAATCTTCTGTGCCCAGCACCGGTACGCGGAGGCCCACAACTGTTCGTACGATTTCAAGGTGGAGGGCCGCAAGATACTGGAGAAGAACAATCCGCTCGTGGTGGCGGACAAGCTGCCGAAGATTTAA